A single window of Ptychodera flava strain L36383 chromosome 3 unlocalized genomic scaffold, AS_Pfla_20210202 Scaffold_25__1_contigs__length_14229661_pilon, whole genome shotgun sequence DNA harbors:
- the LOC139125489 gene encoding galactosylceramide sulfotransferase-like: MGVTRKTAFLCIIAITFFVMACYIAMLNGHVLASATKLSTSFRQFASDALRNAPRPHGKRRISCTEITQIVFIKTHKTASTTTNSVFQRFGYNRSLAFALPKHGHHFDEQQPFSHRKLQYQRPPGNQSAHFNIIASHMTYNRPELDKVVPNATYITIIRSPVKRFESAFAFFKYASEVGLNKRENALKEFMKEPDKYVNKIGGRKGVFLRNGMSVILGFDHRFHDNDSAINEMIDRLDRELDLVLISDYFDESLVLLKKALCWKLDDLLYISKFIRTDSKRYPISKSVAKKILKWNKADVKLYEHFNQTFWKKVHSYGTDFYEDVREYRTRLQEFQEDCVEMNKTERTSGRVYKPLMKANASAECRLALIDNGQFHDMLKQEAAENYNLTKHQKLLMQTKYTRHSSFPHKG, translated from the exons ATGGGTGTTACAAGAAAGACGGCTTTCCTCTGCATCATAGCAATAACATTTTTCGTTATGGCTTGCTATATTGCTATGTTGAACGGTCACGTCCTCGCTTCAGCTACCAAGTTGAGCACATCTTTCCGTCA GTTTGCCTCGGATGCTTTAAGAAACGCCCCCAGACCCCATGGAAAGAGAAGAATTTCGTGCACAGAAATCACTCAAATAGTATTTATCAAGACTCATAAGACAGCTAGTACTACAACCAATTCTGTCTTTCAGCGTTTTGGATACAATCGTAGTTTGGCGTTTGCCTTGCCGAAGCATGGACATCACTTTGATGAACAGCAACCATTCTCTCATAGAAAGTtacaataccaaagaccacCGGGGAACCAGAGCGCTCATTTTAACATTATAGCAAGCCATATGACATACAACAGACCTGAACTTGATAAAGTTGTTCCTAATGCCACCTATATCACCATAATACGAAGTCCTGTAAAGAGGTTTGAATCGGCGTTTGCCTTCTTTAAATATGCAAGCGAAGTTGGACTAAATAAACGTGAAAACGCCCTCAAAGAATTCATGAAGGAACCTGACAAATATGTCAATAAAATCGGAGGACGAAAGGGAGTATTTCTAAGGAATGGCATGTCCGTTATTTTGGGATTTGATCATCGCTTTCATGACAATGATTCTGCAATTAATGAAATGATTGACAGATTGGATAGAGAACTTGACTTAGTTTTAATATCTGACTACTTCGATGAATCGCTTGTGTTGTTAAAAAAGGCTTTATGCTGGAAACTAGATGACCTATTGTACATCAGCAAGTTCATAAGAACTGACAGCAAACGGTATCCGATATCGAAATCGGTCGCTAAAAAGATTTTGAAGTGGAACAAAGCTGACGTCAAGTTGTACGAGCATTTCAATCAAACCTTTTGGAAGAAAGTTCATAGTTACGGCACAGATTTCTATGAGGACGTACGTGAGTATCGAACCCGTTTGCAAGAGTTTCAAGAAGATTGTGTCGAAATGAACAAAACGGAACGAACGTCAGGACGTGTATATAAACCTTTAATGAAGGCGAATGCAAGCGCTGAATGCAGGCTAGCTTTGATTGATAATGGACAGTTTCACGACATGCTTAAGCAGGAGGCTGcagaaaattacaatttgacaaaacatcaaaaattaCTGATGCAGACAAAATATACCAGACACAGTAGTTTCCCACACAAAGGGTGA